The following coding sequences are from one Rutidosis leptorrhynchoides isolate AG116_Rl617_1_P2 chromosome 11, CSIRO_AGI_Rlap_v1, whole genome shotgun sequence window:
- the LOC139877332 gene encoding uncharacterized protein → MKYVLVTGGVVSGLGKGVTASSIGVVLKACGLRVTSIKIDPYLNTDAGTMSPFEHGEVFVLDDGGEVDLDLGNYERFLDVRLTRDNNITTGKIYQSVLEKERKGDYLGKTVQVVPHITDAIKDWIESVSAIPVDGKEGPADVCVIELGGTVGDIESMPFIEALRQLYFSTGPDNFCLIHVSLVPVLGVVGEQKTKPTQHSVRELRALGLTPHFLACRSAQPLLETTKLKLSQFCHVSAANILNIHDVPNIWHVPLLLRNQNAHEAILKQLALLGVASPPNLQEWTTRAETFDNLTNSVKIAMVGKYVGLTDSYLSVVKALLHACISCSLKPSIEWIAASDLEDECAKSAPEVHTKAWETLKNSACVLVPGGFGDRGVKGMILAAKYARENKVPYLGICLGMQISVIEISRNILGWNEANSTEFDEDTVKPVVIFMPEGSRTHMGNTMRLGSRRTLLQTSDCITAKLYHNPDYVDERHRHRYEVNPEVVGHLEKTGLRFVGKDESGQRMEILELPSHPFYVGVQFHPEYKSRPGKPSVLFLGLILAATGRLEAYVKTHQNGSI, encoded by the exons ATGAAGTACGTATTGGTGACCGGTGGCGTCGTTAGCGGTCTCGGTAAAGGCGTCACCGCTAGTAGCATTGGCGTTGTTCTTAAAGCCTGCGGCCTTCGCGTCACCTCAATCAAAATCG ATCCTTACTTGAATACGGATGCTGGTACGATGTCTCCGTTTGAACACGGAGAGGTTTTCGTTCTTGATGATGGTGGAGAG GTTGATCTAGATCTTGGAAACTATGAACGGTTCTTAGATGTGAGGCTTACCAGGGATAACAATATCACAACTGGAAAGATCTATCag TCTGTTCTTGAGAAGGAACGAAAAGGAGATTATCTTGGAAAGACAGTTCAG GTGGTCCCACACATAACAGATGCTATTAAGGATTGGATTGAGTCAGTTTCTGCTATTCCTGTGGATGGGAAAGAGGGACCTGCAGATGTGTGTGTAATAGAACTAGGAGGAACAGTTG GTGACATTGAGTCTATGCCCTTCATTGAAGCTTTGCGACAATTATATTTCTCAACTG GACCCGATAATTTCTGTCTTATTCATGTTAGCCTTGTACCTGTACTTGGTGTTGTTGGGGAACAG AAAACCAAGCCTACACAACACAGTGTTCGTGAACTACGAGCTTTAGGCCTGACTCCCCACTTTTTAGCATGTCGTTCTGCTCAG CCATTGTTGGAAACTACAAAGCTGAAACTCTCACAGTTTTGCCATGTATCT GCGGCTAACATTCTCAATATACATGATGTACCCAACATTTGGCACGTCCCTCTTTTACTAAGG AATCAAAATGCTCACGAGGCAATTTTGAAGCAGCTAGCACTACTTGG TGTAGCCAGCCCTCCAAATTTACAAGAGTGGACTACAAGGGCAGAAACATTTGACAACCTTACGAATTCT GTCAAGATTGCAATGGTTGGGAAATATGTTGGCCTAACAGACTCCTATTTGTCTGTTGTTAAG GCCCTTCTGCATGCCTGCATCTCATGTTCGTTGAAACCTTCCATTGAATGGATTGCAGCTTCCGATCTTGAAGATGAATGTGCCAAATCG GCACCAGAAGTTCATACAAAGGCCTGGGAAACACTAAAG AATTCCGCATGTGTTTTGGTCCCTGGTGGATTTGGAGATCGTGGTGTGAAGGGAATGATACTAGCTGCTAAGTATGCCCGAGAGAATAAAGTTCCTTATCTTGGCATTTGCTTAGGCATGCAGATTTCAGTTATCGAGATTTCTAGAAAT ATTCTGGGCTGGAACGAGGCAAATAGTACTGAATTTGATGAGGATACTGTCAAACCAGTTGTAATATTCATGCCAGAG ggTTCAAGAACGCACATGGGAAACACAATGAGACTTGGCTCTCGAAGAACTTTACTGCAGACCTCGGATTGTATTACCGCTAAACT TTATCACAATCCGGACTATGTGGATGAGCGACATCGACATCGTTACGAG GTGAATCCTGAGGTGGTTGGTCATTTAGAAAAGACGGGCTTAAGGTTTGTTGGGAAGGATGAAAGCGGTCAACGAATGGAG ATTTTAGAGCTTCCAAGCCATCCGTTCTATGTGGGAGTACAGTTTCATCCTGAATATAAATCACGCCCTGGAAAGCCTTCAGTCCTATTTTTAG GTCTTATATTAGCGGCAACAGGGCGGTTGGAAGCATATGTTAAGACACACCAGAACGGGTCTATATAA
- the LOC139874728 gene encoding uncharacterized protein: protein MKMMQKRSRSDVSRRAWNILRLALLWARKGGVFVLKKRLVLDLQHFVKSLKQTNKGNGALQYGDRQLSFDATPMIHVKMSRPNSMRFKLPHIPCINPHVDCSDLFDFDDESEYTNYEARKSFLIGGIDIKAEEFIANFYEQLKLQRQVNTRRRSD from the exons ATGAAAATGATGCAAAAGAGATCGAGATCGGATGTGAGTCGAAGAGCATGGAACATATTAAGGTTAGCCTTATTATGGGCAAGAAAAGGTGGTGTGTTTGTTCTGAAGAAAAGACTTGTACTCGACTTACAACATTTTGTCAAAAGCCTTAAACAAACAAACAAAGGCAATGGCGCTCTCCAGTATGGAGATCGCCAGTTGTCCTTTGATGCAACGCCTATGATTCATGTGAAAATGTCAAGGCCTAACTCAATGCGGTTTAAGTTGCCTCATATTCCTTGTATTAATCCGCACGTTGATTGTTCTGATTTATTTGATTTTGATGATGAGAGTGAGTACACGAATTATGAGGCTAGAAAAAGTTTCTTGATTG GAGGGATTGACATTAAGGCTGAAGAGTTTATAGCTAACTTTTATGAACAACTTAAGCTTCAAAGACAAGTTAATACGCGAAGACGAAGTGATTAG